The genome window CGTGTGTTCTAGTCCTTGTGTGTTTTGTAAAATATCAGGGGCCAAGATGGGTGACATTCTTTCCATCTCGTTTTCTCCGCTGTCTGTTTGCTGGGATGAGTAACTCTGGATTTAATATTCTGTCGAGCAGATGTTTTTATAACAATGTTTGCATTTATAGACTGAAATAATACTCTCTTTTACATCTGTGCTCttgtgctggagttttcttcAACACAACACAAAGTACATAGAAAAAATTACAGTACTTTAGCAGCAATTATTTTAATAGTATTTTTGTGTCAAAATACACCCTAAAAAGAACATAAAgtcagtttttttcctttttgaggAGATTAGTTTTTACTGTTATCAGTTTACTTTACTGCTCAGTATACAACAAAATATATTGCAATATTGAAGGGGACATATCAACGACCTCTATCAACTGTTCTTGTAAGTTACTGAAAGCACTTAAAATAAGGTGCTGTTTTATAAGTGGTTCATTCATAAAGTTAATATTTTATGAATAGGTAATGCCATATAGAAACAAACCAGTTAAAGTGGTGTTTTTAATGCAAAGCGGTCTAAACTGAGTTTCAAATTTCATGATATGACATGTAGCATTACTCACGCAGacagatatttaaaataaaaactatagGAGAAAAGGTAATATCTACACTGGAGTTTATTAAGAAGAAATGCTGGATTTTATAATGTGTAGGTAAATGAAAGCTACACTTACTTAGCTGTGCTTTTTGTTGAGTGCCAGCTGCCTGCTACCGGTGAAAGAAGGACAGCGCTCAAAAAGAATTAAGGGGTTGCTCAGTCATCACAGCATAACACAAAGTCCTTTTAACTTCAGAGCTATGAGCCTGTGCAGTTAGGAAGCAGAAAACACTCTGTGTCCAATTCATCTGTGTTGGTGCAAATGAAAGCGACAACAGACGCACTGGAGAGGCAACAACAAGACAATTCTCATGAAGTGAATGGCTTTGCAGGTGCTGACTCCTTGTTAGTCACTGCTTGTAGCACGGGATGATTCCTGTAGTCCAGGATTGTCcagctccaggcctcaagggccggtgtcctgcaggttttagatatcaccctgggtcagcacacctgaatcaaatgaatagTTCATTACCAGAAGACCACAAATATATGTGCCATCACCATGGAGCTGGACTACCTGTGCAGGCTGAATGGGCATCCAACTtcaggcctcaagggctggtgtcctacaggttttagatgtgtccttgatccaacacagctgatttaagtaGCTAAATGGCTCGATAtgccttgaagttctccagaggcctggtattGAACTAATTGTTTGATTCACCACTCCTGCACTACAGCCTCCTACCTGAGGGGAGTGCAATAAATGTGTGCAGGGTGAGTAGCGTCTTTCAAGCATCTGCTGGTGTAGTGCAGTGATGATGCTGCCAGTCGTCTTTGCAGATTTCAATACACTCAACAGAGCCTTCTTCTTCTACGGCAGGGGTgagggggaactccaggcctcaagggcccgTGTCATGCAGGTTTTGTGTCCTTGAtctaacacagctgatttaaatggctaaatgaccttcTCAATAGTTAGCTAGGGCTCCatatgtcttgaagttctccagaggtctaataatgaattaatcatttgattcaggtgtgttaacccagGGTGATATTTAAAACCTGCGGCCTGGAGAGGTCTGTGGCCACAACCAGCAAAACCATTCCTTTCTTGGGATGTCGTGTTGTCACCGTTCGAAGTGGACTCCGTGGTTTATGCTTCATAAACGCTTCCTAAACTGAACAGGGTATTTTcgctgaagtttttttttttttaaaatcattgtaTTTTACAACATGCTTTTAATCTGAAaagactgttttaaaaagggaaaaatgcCTCTgtaagtaatatttttaaaaagtagggGGAGCCATATTCTGGCTTCTCATGCGGAAGTTGAGTAGCCACAGTCATCATTTTGAATCTGTAGTTCAGCTAACTGTCTCCTGGTTGCTAGCGTTAGCTAGTGTTAAAAAGCCAGCATTTCAGTTTTCCATACGTCTTTACGATGCGGACCAGCTGTTAAGCCAATACTGCGCCCGAAGCAATGTACTGGCTGTGAAGTAATGTCAGCTCCTCACGGTGAGTTAATATTAGGAGCGAATTGTTGAGTAACTGGCTAGCTTCCAAAGTTAGCCATCGTTAGCGCTGCTGCTATGTTAGCTAACACGTTTGCCTGTAGCGATAGCAGCCTTGCCACCTGCTAGAGATGTCTAGAGAGGCTGCAGCTCACGTGTATGTGCACAGCAATACctatacttttacatttttgtgcCATATGTTCGGCGTTGGCTCGCCtggtttagttttgttttgtgaggGCGCCAAAGGGAAAGTAATAGTGTGAGAAGTGACAGGCCATGACGGTTTCAGATTGGGAAGTTAACTCGGCCTAGTTGGCACTGACTATAAACATTGTCAGAATTTTTCAGTCCGTCAATAACTTGACATTGCTAAGCTGCGTTTGGCGCCGTAGGCGCTGGTGTTGCGTGGGATGTGCAAAGTCGGTGACTATAGCAAGCTGTGGAATGCTGCTGAATGGGTGAGTCGTTTATAATGCGTGTTGTAATTTTTGCTTTGCAGCTTTAGTTCGTTTACTATGAGCTCCCTACCAGCCCAGACTCCGGCATCAAGCTCGTCATGCAGGACGCTACCGGGAGAAGGGAATCAGGTGCAGTTAAGACGCAACTACAAGCATTCAGTTACCTCATATATAACATGTAATGCTAAGCGGCGGTGCTGTTGTCCATTTAGGTGCAACCAAAAGCTCCTCTCCTGCAAATACTGCGTGTGGCTGGAGCCCAGGAGGATATCTTCACGCTCAAAGAGGTGAGCTGTCTAGTGTGACTTTGAAAAAGAGCTATCGGTCACGTGGTCATTCCAAAGGTACAAATGTAGCCTGAACATATGAAATCTTCTGCTTTGTGTAGGTGATGCACTACTTGGGCCAATACATCATGGGGAAGCAACTGTATgacaaacagaggcagcacataGTCCACTGCCAGGATGATCCTTTGGGAGAGCTGCTGGAAGTGGAGAGCTTCTCTGTTAAAAACCCGAGGTAATTACCTTAACCAAAACCTGTGCTCATTGTTGGTTCTGCTTTGTATCTGGactttatacatttttaaaaaagaagaaaaatcttaATTTTAAATGCTTGTATTCCCATTTTACAGCCCAGTGTATGAAATGCTGAAGAAGTATTTGGTTGTTATTGACTGTGCTGGTAAGTGATTCTTTCATTTATTGATTTAAGTcctttgcacatttttttttttctggtgaaattatatttttgttagGTGGaatcaacaaaaaacaaaacaatctgtGGATTCATTTGTGGGTGTCTGAAGTCAAAGTATGTCTCTTCCTGTGCTCCTTATTGAATTCACTGTTATTTGCATCATATTGTggcttttttaaattacatgaGAAGATCTGTGGGTATACCAACATTCCATGTATATTCAAAGACCATCTTGTTGACTATATTATGAGTGATTGTGAAAGGCTGTCCATCGCTTGGAGGATGTGGGGATCCTGCACAGTCCCAGATGGACCCCTTTCCCCTGCTTAAACTTCATATCTGAAGGGCCTTAGTGAGAGTGTGCAATGCTATAATTAAAGGGGGGGGGATGTCCTTTTTCTGTTACTGTGTCTCATTTGAAATGCAGACGCTGCAGAGAATCTTTCTGTGGGCCGTGAATGTGTAGATGGCGGAGTGGAGGATCGTGGTCAGGTAAAGCTGAAGCATGGTGCTCAGAAGAAACAGAGACCCTTACCTGCTTTCGCTTCACTACACACAACTTTTTGTAACAATGTCACAAAATAAGTGCACAGCCACTCCGATAATGCCTTTAAATGGAGCCCGACTGATATATCAGACAATTTTAGCTACTTATACGTATATTGATATTGGCATTTATAACTGCAGATGaattaaaaagtaaagaggAGATGGAGAAGTGTGCTTCAACCATGTCATGAGTGTTGATGTTCCATAGTTtggccaccagagggcactctgcaacTTCCCTGCTGGCAGCAAACATACCTAGATGGTCAGAGCAGTTATGCAGAGCATGAACTGGTACTTCATGACTTATTGTCATAATAAAACAAGATAATTCAACAGTTTGCTTTTTCACAAATAACTACACATAACAAGTTGTCTGTTTTTCCTGACAATAACTTATTTAGAGGTTAAATCCCCAAGTATCAGTCTTAAAAATCTTATTTTGGCTGGGctctgttttaaagtgctttgccCAAAGTATAAGTTTAGTTTCTACTGGGTTGTGTGTTCTGGGGAAGGTGGTGTAAGGGCTGCTGTCTTCGTTGGTGTGCAGTTGTACAGAGTGGCACCGTCTCTGTACAACCCCATTCTTGGTTTGGTCTGGTGGCTTTTCATCACTGTTTTATGACCCACCAGTTCCACCCATTGGATGGGGGGGCAGAGTCACTGTCTCTGTCTGTATCAGAGTTCTCTTCTCTGCTCCGAACTGGAGGATCACAGCTCCTGATCACCCACAGGTCTGACTGCCCTAAACCTTTTCACCTAATCCCACGTTCCTGCACCCTTCTTTCCAATCCCTCCCCAAATCCTCTTTGATCTTACTTCGTGGCTTGTATATAATTTGGTTTGCCGCAACATTGAGCTATATTAAGATATTTGTCCTTTTTATGAAATTAAAGGTTGCTGCATGTGCCACAACCATCTCAGAATGCTATTGAATCAAATTTCAGATGATAATTTAAGTGTTGAATTTGCATATTTCCTAGTTACATTTTAGTGATTAAAATAATAGATCTGTCtggtaggggtgcaacgatacacaaaattcacggttcggttcgatatttttttcgatacaaaaaaatgttcatgcctttttaatttgtcatttttttattgaaattataaatatatatattttaactcaaaagtacagtttttaaacaaagtaataaaaaataaatctatctgatcgagaaatcgctcatctttggaaaagagttcattacagagaaatgtctctttccaaaataaaagctatactatacgcttcttctgggctatattctcagcagcatattaaatatatcaggtccccataaggagaatcatgtgctaacagctgtctaaatgacttgggtaaagtttgtagcatgcgtgcttgttgtttttgtctgcttccacttgtctttgcactaggatgatgtcggcgtaaatgtgcagtcatattcattgttCCCACTAGTGTGGACAGCactaatctcgttgaaatgacattaacgccacaacacggcaaatctctgttaacgagctaccgcggatcgccccatgcgtggggctggatggccaacacgttaaccTCTGGGTGGTCTTGGGTCGATTTGTGCCATTTTTCATTGTTCATTTACACGCCATTTGCACTGTGTTGAATGGAATATAGCGAAagtctgcaaaaaaaagttCGGTCACATTTACTGTTAAAATTTCAGTATGACTTCCGGAAATTAGCTTCAGTGGCTAAGCTACAGACAAACTTACACTATCGGTCCTAGTGGTCGATTTgtgccccattgaaacccattataaacgctatttttcacagCAAAAAAATTACGGTCAAATCGATCGTGATCGGTTATGTTTCCGTTTCCGTTTGCAGTACTggccttagagttgtaattttttttatttgtccaccgggtggcgcccttgctccaCATTTGACCCCGGGCTGGAAAACAGCAGGCTGCTTAAACAGACCTGCGGGAAACGAAGCCTCATTTCCGGCgtgcagcagcggcttcgcccgctgatcgGGCGGGACCATTTTCGGCCCCTAGGACCGTTTgagggtgcattttttttttttttttttttttttttttaaatcaacaggaaatgacgtatttgttgtgACGTGGTACCGGACGTGTGTGTTGGAAAAAGGGGTCCGACGCAACATGCCCCGGTCATCGTCGGGAGTTAACCCGGGAGGATGCACTGATTTCGGCCTAGAGGAGGAGCATTTGCCGCCTGGAGACCATTTTCTGgtcctgggaaaaaaaaaaaaaaggcgatcgaaatgaaggttggtgccaatctttagtccatctaaaggcctaattataataacaatcaaatattacttcaaatgttttttttaaaaaaatatttcgttttgttttggggggctAAAAAAAAGGTGCGCTCATGTAATTAAACTGCGATTAAAAGGGTTAAAACCCccgaaatataattaaaactttacatggatagttcagggagaagtagttttaaaagattggctaatttaaagtggaataaaatattaatatataaattttttatagcacttttttgggcgtggtcgattTGTGGCTCTAGGTCcgatagtgtatgcatttttctaGGACCCCCCCCCAGAGGTTAACGagcaaactgcgctaacgcactagttcccacccatgtaattgagcattgcgtggcacatccgacatactgttttacttttgtccataccttcagggtcatacgtcacatgaaaaccaaaatagttcccaaggccagatctgaatgagggtgggggaggttcaatttgccatgttgcaaggagagcttagcttctgtctcgctTGCTTGCCCTGCggtcagtgaatctgcgttcgactgctccgcctaggctgcactgtcaagcgcagatccactgagcgctcaacacaaatggcatcgtcagaaggaaagttgataaaataaattaaaacatttgtattgttcgatacatatgcgtaccgaaccgaaagcactgtatcgaatggttcaatatcgatacgagaatcgttgcacccctactgtcTGGTAGATGTTACTTTAGACTTAAATTCTGTGTGcgtctgtttctttgctttgacAAATGTGCCAAATTgttcatttaagaaaaaaaaatgagacaACAGTACATACCTTGGAATAAATGTATTAAATCCAACGAATTTAGAGTTGCGGTGGATTGTGTGATCATGCTCTTGTTTATTCACCTGTCTGTTAGTATACTGGCTTTCCTTGCCTTTGCTTTCTGCTTTGTTTACCCAGCACTCAACATTTCAGTTTGCATTTATATCCTAAATTATTTTGAACTCCCTCCCTACTGGCCCTTACCCAAATTGCCCAGCCCTTTGTCCCTTGTGCCATCCCACCCCACCTGTAAACAGAGGCCATGTTGAAAAGGAGCTGCGAGTCCTCCAAGTACCCAGTCACGGCTCTGTGTTCTAATTTCTTGCGtttgcattttcttcttttacagATGTGTGGAGGTGTGGTGAAAGCAGGTTTGGAGGCTGGTAGTGATGGGCCTCTCCTGCAGACCCCCTCCCAGAGACGACCTCGGGAACCAGATGATGGTAATCAAATAGTCCATTGCACACTTAACAGCCTCGTTACAAGACACTGTTTAAATGTTCAAAACCTCCTTAGACTCTCTTGAAGGTTTGCAACGCTCAGCCTGCAAGCGACCCAAGCTGGATGTTACTCTGGATGAGTGGGACCTCTCTGGCTTGCCCTGGTGGTTTCTGGGTAATCTCCGTAATAACTACAGCCGCAGGAGCAATGGCTCCACTGACATCCACACAAACCAAGTAAGACACCTCACATGCTGCTAGAAAGTCCACCCAGTATAATTAAAAATGGTTAAAATGGGCAATAAGGTTCATTTTAGAGGTTTCAAGCTTAGGAAAACTAACAGACATTACTTGTTGACAAATGGCAAAAATCAGATCATAACAGTGGTGGTCTGACTGATGTGTCAGCTGTCTCTTGCACAGGAAGAGGATACGGCCATTGTGTCGGACACCACTGACGACCTCTGGTTCCTCACAGAGGGCGAGAGTGAACAGGTGAGTGTGGAGATGAAAGAGGCTGCTCTGGAAGAAGGCAGCAGAGAAGGAGAGCCTCCACTGGAGGATGATGATGGGGGAATGAAGGAGGACAAAGCAGACAGAGAAgtatgtctttttctttcttttttaaattttgtgatATATTTCTTTCTTGccaataaaatgtttttcactAAGAAATGTGGAGAGGTGATGTGATCTGATGTGTATTTATTAGATGCAGGAGGAGCCAGATGAAGACTCTCAGTGTCTGAGTGATGATACTGATACAGAGATCTCCACACAGGTCAGTATCTCTGAGCCTCCGTTTATTCATTTACAGCCATTTGTTTAAAACTATATCAGTCTTGTGAATGCTGTGTTTATATCTTAGGATGCATGGCAGTGCACAGAGTGCCGAAAATACAACATACCTCTCCAGAGGTACTGTGTTCGGTGCTGGGCTCTAAGGAAGAACTGGTATAAAGATGTCCCTCGGCTTGCGCATTCCCTTTCTGTTCCTGACATCCCAGCATGCAGCTCACTCATTACCCACGATGAGGAAGATGACAGCGACACGGGCATTGATGTCCCAGATTGCAGCAGGACAGTTTCTGATCCTGTCATCCTCCCTTCACATTCCACCGCCGATCGACCATTGCCAACAATGGTAATGGGAAAAGGCAAAGGTCCGAGGCCCTCTGTCTTCCACAAAGATGAGCAGCTCTCTGAAGGAGACAGTCAAGAGAATCTGGGCATGGAGGTTGAGGACGTTAGGCCTGAGGCGCTGCTAGAGCCTTGCAAGCTCTGTCGAGTGCGGCCACGTAATGGAAATATTATACACGGACGCACTGCTCACCTGCTTACCTGTTTTCCATGTGCAAGGAGGCTACATAAGTTCCAGGCTCCTTGTCCAGGATGTGGGAAGATAATCCAGAAggttattaaaatattcatcCTGTGAAGGGCACACAACCCATCTGTAAAGTCCTGGGGACCTGACCAAAAAAATCACAATACAAACTTTTCAACAACATTCAACCATACAGCTGCATAGCTCCTAGTACCAGTCTTTGCTTGTGGACTCATAAAATCTCTGCACCTTACTGTCAAATTTATAAAGAGACAAAATATAGCACTTGGTGAATCTTGCTCTGTTGCATGGTTTATTTGAGTCACACTGCCTCTGAAGTATTGTTAGACGAAACCTCAGTCTTAACAGTTCACTATACGAAATGCTTGTTTTGGTGCCACATTTAAATAAGGGACATACAAATCcagaagtatttatttatttattaaaactatCACATAGGCACACACAGTTTGAGTTATTTTATGTTATgaagggtttgtttgttttttgttttgttttttttccctctaaaagtttatggctttttttttcttcattatttcttATTCATAGTGCAGTTTTTGGGTGCTGATTTTTATTTCTGGAAATTTTAGGATGTGCTGTAGTTTTTCATTAATTTACTTTGTCCATCTGGACAGAAACTGAACAGAATAATAAATGCAGGTATGCAAGTACAGGTCTCTTTGAGCTGTCCCTTTAtttgtgggttttgttttttgtcttaatCCCTCCTGCATCTCCTTACATAACACAGCtctaaaatgtaagttttaaaGCAGCTGAACGAAGAAAAACTCTAAATCTGTTTTTAGATGTTTCAGGCTTGAAAGTTTCCTCCCAAAATCAATGTACTCTCAGCACATGTGAATGTATTGTGAAATACAATGGTGACTTAAGTCTAGTTTCTTGCAGCCAGAAATGTAAATGTAGACCGTAATGCACAGCTGAAGTATTAACCGTAATTGTTGAACCTTGGTAATTTGTTAACGTGTTCAGTATGTACATTTGTCAAATCTCTGACAGCTATGCCTGCAGTAAGTTATGTCATAATGTTGTTGGTTCGTGTTTAAATATTATAATTCGGAGTACTTTAGATTATTTCTGGAACCTGTTTAAAATGTaggtattgtatttatttattgttttacttGTGGTCAGCTCGTAGCAAACAGAAAATGGTGCacttgttaaaaaaacaaatctaattTGCATTTGTAATTTAACAATAGAGAGAAGAAACCGGCTGAGTTACCAGGTGTACCCTCAGTGAAAATGGCTTCACAGGGGTTATTTTAAGCGTTACACTGCCATGTAATGACTTTATACAGAAATGTGTATTATAGATTTTATTTGGATTGTTCAGCTTTATTTGAAGATTGTGGACCACATAGATGGTACTTTTTGAGTGTGTGAACGGTCTTGAATAAATACATTGTTGCTTATTATTCAGTGACTTTTAGGCATTTAACTTTGGCTCTGCGTAACACAGTGTGTATATTAAGTGTTTGAGCTGATGTTTACTTGTGCTTAGTCTTTCCGCCAGGAGGTGGAGAGAGGTTTCAGTCTTGTAACCGTTGCCTACAGAAACTGTACAGTCCTTGTAATAACATGTAATGGATGTATATAGAGCATGCCTCTTAATCAGATCCAGCGCAAAGCTGGTGTCAGAGCTATATTAGTAATGTAAATGCAATAAAAGATGAATTATAGATTGTAACAAGTATTAGCATTGTACATCAAGGGGGAAAAGGCTCCCATTAAATACAGACCTCATGTAAATGAAACACTTAATACCAGTGATACTGGTTGATTAACACATCCCAATTTGTCACATTAAGACCATAATGTTCTAAAACATGGTGCAGTTATAGGGGTTTTTTGTTATGGAATAAACATGTTTTGTTAAGCGAGAAAGAGTTGGGAATTGTCTGCTTTGTTCACTACTTCACCAGAGAGACAGTTGGTGTACGGTACCCACTGGTGAAATCTGTGTTTTAGTTGAATAAGTCATTGTGTGTGACAGGCCAGCTGTCATGTATCCTCTCCTCCTTGACTGGGCTCCAGCACCTGCGACTCTCCTCTGCTTACTCACTGTTCATTTCCTGCTTACTCGTGCTTGCCTTATTTTTGTCCTGTTCTTGAGAATTGGGGCATACGCCCTGCCTTCGACTGTGTATGCCTCTGTAACACCACTGCTATCCAAATTCTGTATAAACACTGCAGCTACTTTACACCTGAGTTATTTACCAATTACTCATTGGGGTGTATTTCCTGTTCATTGAAAGTCCCCTGTTAAACTGTTCTCCAGTCCCAAATATGCAGTCATAACGCAACAGCTTGTTATTCAAATTATAAGTTATTTGTTAACTTTCAGATTCTTCATTATTACATTGTTATCTATATATGTAAGCAACCTTTAATGCTTATATTGAACAAACTGTTGGTAATAATTATCAAAGTATTTCCACTTGGAATGgctatgtttcttttttttttttttaatccactttttttttttatccacataattgttgtaaaaaaaatttaactaaAAGGTGGCTTACGTCTATCTTCTGGTGCCTTATCCTCAGAATATTTCTGAATCTCGGTAGCAGCAGTTTACATGGATGTGCAGTACTTGGGAAAAGTCTTTATATAAGACTATATAATTTAttaggaaaatggaaaataggTGCAGCAAGATATTGAAACATACataaagcaaaaacaatttGTAGAATTGCAATGAGCTTGAAAATCAGTATTTGGTATCACCACCTTTATTCTGCAACAactctgaactctcttagggaAAATctcttgtcatttttaaagcagtcttcaggaatagttctccgggCTTTTTGGAGAGCATTCAAAGCTCCCACACTGcctcaataatgttgaggtccaggctctggggaggccaatccatgactgtccaggtcttgtgtaatttggtattcctcagtcttttctccctgtttcccttcattAAGAATGTCTTCTTGGCTTGGCAGCCATccacagtagatggatcaactgaagagcCAAATATGTTTCTCAGATCTTTGCTgtaattttttctgtttcttacgAATATTGAGatactgctgtagatagtttttaGGAATGTGACTTCTTCTTtggtcctccacttgtccagtttcctaaaatgttttaaggacacactgcacaccatacTGAGATGTCACCTCATTGGTGCAAAAATGCTATTTGATGCCTGTTAAACTATtttctttggcatttttgtAAATTCAGCTaacaaaaactgtctaaagatACAATTAAAATGTTCTTCCTTGCTtgtttgtctcttatatatagaTCCAACACTGATTCATCCCTTTAGTTACTCATAAATGGCTTCTTGGATAGCAAAGGTTACCAACCTCTGGTCAAAACTGCAGTGGGgtaaaacaaaatagaaagaCAACAATACTCACGGACATTTTTTCTCTCCAATTTCCACTCATGTGCTTtatttaaagaatttattttcCAGTGGTTTACCACTGAAGACCTCACATGCGAGCTGGTAGGTAGGTGTTGATGTTTTGTGAAATGCTTCCCTTTACTCTGTAGCTAATTCAAGAACAGTCTAGGCCTGCTGCTTTGTATGTGGCATCTGGTGCGTCACCGAGAGTAGAGACGAAGAATGGCATAACACCCCTGGTGACATGGCACCCGGAGCTTGGCAGCTCTAGAATGACAAGACCCAGGGAGTGGTGAAGGATCTGCATGTTTCCATGGCGACAGTGCTCCCATCTCAACATCCCAGAATAACTTAACACATTCTTTCTTTATCCTCGGTGGCGTATGCAATTATTCCTGAAGGGAAAATAGTTATTACTTCCATTCTTATGcctatttttattgttttattgcagcCACTGCCATTAATCGGTTTATTTGTTGATGTCATAAATGCAAAACTCATTTTAAGATATAGATTTTTGTGATACATTCCTCTGGTGTCCTTTGTCTCATACCCCGAGGATAGTACATGTCTGGATATCTATAACTGTATCTGTGGGGCTAgggcctttctttcttttctaatTTCCATGCagatatacaaacacacacacaaatacacacattccCTCTGTTGTGTCCGACTATTTGGTCGCTCCAGAAACTAGGCCGCTAAATTTGTCCCTCTGCTGACATGGGAGAAGGTCACTGGAgccagagaaaaacaaagacaggaaTACGGAAGAAGGCCTGAAGATAGTGTAGATTAAAAATAAGGATATTGATGGGTAGCGAGGGGCATGATTGAAATGTAGCAGAGTAAGATAacagagctggactgaaaaACTGGAAATAGTTTAAAACATAGCCATCCAAcagtatatactatatacataCCTGGCTTCAGAGGGATTcagaatttcccagaggaactaTGCTAATGGTGCTTTATACTTGGAAAGTGTCAGGGTGTAAATGTCACTTTGTTTTCCTGCCTGTGATACCTGCTTTGATTATCATAAGTCCTCTGAATATATGTCATTGAAATAATCTGGTTGTTTGTAGCAAGGGGGCACAAGTTATTTACAGGGAATAACTTTTGGGCTGCCATGTGCTGCAAAGTATGTTAGTGGGAAGTGGGTTATGCACATAGGCATGAGTATgtatgtgtatttgtctctgtgtgctggAGCCTTTCAGTGAGTGGGATGCCAGTGAAGGGAAGGGCAGCGGATGGTGCAGGGGCTCAGTCCATTCCTGTGATTTAACATGACACCACTTGCACTAAGACTGCGACAGCT of Maylandia zebra isolate NMK-2024a linkage group LG5, Mzebra_GT3a, whole genome shotgun sequence contains these proteins:
- the mdm4 gene encoding protein Mdm4 isoform X1, with translation MCAGFSSFTMSSLPAQTPASSSSCRTLPGEGNQVQPKAPLLQILRVAGAQEDIFTLKEVMHYLGQYIMGKQLYDKQRQHIVHCQDDPLGELLEVESFSVKNPSPVYEMLKKYLVVIDCADAAENLSVGRECVDGGVEDRGQMCGGVVKAGLEAGSDGPLLQTPSQRRPREPDDDSLEGLQRSACKRPKLDVTLDEWDLSGLPWWFLGNLRNNYSRRSNGSTDIHTNQLSLAQEEDTAIVSDTTDDLWFLTEGESEQVSVEMKEAALEEGSREGEPPLEDDDGGMKEDKADREMQEEPDEDSQCLSDDTDTEISTQDAWQCTECRKYNIPLQRYCVRCWALRKNWYKDVPRLAHSLSVPDIPACSSLITHDEEDDSDTGIDVPDCSRTVSDPVILPSHSTADRPLPTMVMGKGKGPRPSVFHKDEQLSEGDSQENLGMEVEDVRPEALLEPCKLCRVRPRNGNIIHGRTAHLLTCFPCARRLHKFQAPCPGCGKIIQKVIKIFIL
- the mdm4 gene encoding protein Mdm4 isoform X2 yields the protein MCAGFSSFTMSSLPAQTPASSSSCRTLPGEGNQVQPKAPLLQILRVAGAQEDIFTLKEVMHYLGQYIMGKQLYDKQRQHIVHCQDDPLGELLEVESFSVKNPSPVYEMLKKYLVVIDCADAAENLSVGRECVDGGVEDRGQMCGGVVKAGLEAGSDGPLLQTPSQRRPREPDDDSLEGLQRSACKRPKLDVTLDEWDLSGLPWWFLGNLRNNYSRRSNGSTDIHTNQEEDTAIVSDTTDDLWFLTEGESEQVSVEMKEAALEEGSREGEPPLEDDDGGMKEDKADREMQEEPDEDSQCLSDDTDTEISTQDAWQCTECRKYNIPLQRYCVRCWALRKNWYKDVPRLAHSLSVPDIPACSSLITHDEEDDSDTGIDVPDCSRTVSDPVILPSHSTADRPLPTMVMGKGKGPRPSVFHKDEQLSEGDSQENLGMEVEDVRPEALLEPCKLCRVRPRNGNIIHGRTAHLLTCFPCARRLHKFQAPCPGCGKIIQKVIKIFIL
- the mdm4 gene encoding protein Mdm4 isoform X3 — encoded protein: MSSLPAQTPASSSSCRTLPGEGNQVQPKAPLLQILRVAGAQEDIFTLKEVMHYLGQYIMGKQLYDKQRQHIVHCQDDPLGELLEVESFSVKNPSPVYEMLKKYLVVIDCADAAENLSVGRECVDGGVEDRGQMCGGVVKAGLEAGSDGPLLQTPSQRRPREPDDDSLEGLQRSACKRPKLDVTLDEWDLSGLPWWFLGNLRNNYSRRSNGSTDIHTNQLSLAQEEDTAIVSDTTDDLWFLTEGESEQVSVEMKEAALEEGSREGEPPLEDDDGGMKEDKADREMQEEPDEDSQCLSDDTDTEISTQDAWQCTECRKYNIPLQRYCVRCWALRKNWYKDVPRLAHSLSVPDIPACSSLITHDEEDDSDTGIDVPDCSRTVSDPVILPSHSTADRPLPTMVMGKGKGPRPSVFHKDEQLSEGDSQENLGMEVEDVRPEALLEPCKLCRVRPRNGNIIHGRTAHLLTCFPCARRLHKFQAPCPGCGKIIQKVIKIFIL